In Bosea sp. PAMC 26642, the DNA window ACCGCGTCTTCGAGGAGGTCGAGGGCTATCAGGACATGGTCCTGGTCCGCGACATTCCCTTCTATTCGCACTGCGAGCACCACATGGTGCCGTTCGTCGGCAAGGCCCATATCGGCTACTATCCGTCGAAGGGCGTCGTCGGCCTGTCGAAGCTCGCCCGCATCGTCGATGTCTATGCCCGCCGCCTGCAGACCCAGGAGGCGATGACGGCGCAGATCGCCCAGGTCATCGACAGGGTGCTGAAGCCCCGCGGTGTCGCCGTGCTGGTCGAGGCGGAGCATATGTGCATGTCGATGCGCGGCGTGCACAAAAGCGGTTCCGCGACCATGACCACGCAATATACCGGCCTGTTTCGCGACCCGGCCGAACAGGTCCGTTTCTTCACGATGGTCAAGTCGCCGGGGCTTTAGCGCGGTTTGGCCTAATGCAAACACCGCCGTCATTCCGGA includes these proteins:
- the folE gene encoding GTP cyclohydrolase I FolE → MSPVVKSLSVERALSPSADKFLIKQPTQAEAEEAVRTLILWAGDDPSREGLTDTPRRVAKAYKEFYKGYHENPDDILDRVFEEVEGYQDMVLVRDIPFYSHCEHHMVPFVGKAHIGYYPSKGVVGLSKLARIVDVYARRLQTQEAMTAQIAQVIDRVLKPRGVAVLVEAEHMCMSMRGVHKSGSATMTTQYTGLFRDPAEQVRFFTMVKSPGL